Proteins from one Bacillota bacterium genomic window:
- a CDS encoding DUF3798 domain-containing protein, which translates to MRKVWALVLVLALLLTGLVGCTKPPVEEPAGEPGEEKYKIGLVTGTVSQGEDEYRAAEKMVAKYGDMITHVTYPDNFMQEQETTIAQITGLADDPEVKAIVICQAVPGSIPALQRVKEKRPDIIFVFGTPHEDPDMVAEYPDIAFDPDQMARGETIVKLAKEMGATHFLHYSFPRHMAMPLLAQRKDIMEQTCKDVGLEFVFATAPDPMSDVGVTGAQQAVLEDVPRQVDKYGKDIAVFSTNCAMQEPLIKASLDTGAIFPEQCCPSPTHGYPGALGIEITPEQAGNMPEIINAINDKIVEKGGAGRFATWPVSVNMLFVEGGVELAKDAIEGKIDLKDTVAVQKKLEEISGTTITLNKYKEDGNFLMLVAGSIIFGEGELAK; encoded by the coding sequence ATGCGTAAGGTTTGGGCTTTAGTCTTAGTGTTAGCCTTGCTGCTAACCGGACTGGTCGGTTGTACTAAGCCGCCAGTGGAAGAGCCTGCCGGTGAGCCCGGCGAAGAAAAATACAAGATCGGGCTAGTTACCGGTACAGTGTCCCAGGGTGAGGATGAATACAGAGCAGCGGAAAAAATGGTGGCAAAATACGGTGACATGATCACTCACGTCACTTATCCGGACAACTTCATGCAAGAACAGGAAACCACCATCGCTCAGATCACCGGCTTGGCTGATGATCCTGAAGTTAAGGCCATTGTTATTTGCCAGGCTGTGCCAGGCAGCATCCCGGCTTTACAGCGGGTCAAGGAAAAGCGTCCCGACATTATCTTTGTGTTCGGAACCCCGCACGAAGATCCGGACATGGTAGCTGAATATCCAGACATAGCCTTTGATCCCGACCAAATGGCTCGTGGCGAAACCATTGTCAAATTGGCTAAAGAAATGGGTGCCACCCACTTCCTCCACTATTCTTTCCCGCGCCATATGGCCATGCCGCTATTGGCCCAGCGGAAAGATATCATGGAGCAGACCTGTAAAGACGTAGGATTGGAATTTGTATTTGCCACTGCTCCCGACCCCATGAGCGACGTCGGTGTCACCGGGGCGCAACAGGCCGTGCTGGAAGACGTTCCGCGTCAAGTAGATAAGTATGGCAAGGATATCGCTGTCTTTAGTACCAACTGTGCTATGCAGGAACCATTGATTAAGGCTAGCTTGGACACCGGTGCCATCTTCCCCGAACAGTGCTGCCCATCGCCTACCCACGGCTATCCCGGCGCACTGGGTATTGAGATTACTCCGGAACAAGCCGGTAATATGCCTGAGATTATTAACGCCATCAACGACAAGATTGTGGAAAAAGGCGGTGCCGGTCGCTTCGCCACCTGGCCGGTATCGGTGAACATGCTGTTTGTAGAAGGCGGCGTGGAGCTAGCCAAGGATGCCATTGAAGGCAAGATCGACCTCAAGGACACCGTGGCTGTGCAGAAGAAACTGGAGGAGATCTCCGGTACCACCATTACTCTAAACAAATATAAGGAAGACGGCAATTTCCTGATGCTGGTGGCTGGATCGATTATCTTCGGTGAGGGCGAGCTTGCCAAATAG
- the ade gene encoding adenine deaminase, whose amino-acid sequence MAVYQVKRRPLAELTAELAAAAQGRIKADTVLTGGKVVNVFTAETITADVAIRSGRIVLVGPAQHTIGPETAVMDASGYYLVPGLVDGHIHVESSMVSVTQFARAVVPRGTTTIFMDPHEIANVLGMRGIKLMVEEGKNLPLKVLSTMPSCVPAAPGFEDAGAVIGPKEVAEAMTWEGIIGLGEMMNFPGVLNGDPNVHGELKATLEAGKVITGHYSIPETEIGLQAYAAAGISSCHEGTRAEDALARLRLGMYAKLREGSAWHDIKATVKSITEHNIDSRRAVLVTDDTHPNTLLTVGHLNHVVRRAIEEGVNPIRAIQMATLNAAECFGVSRDLGSIAPGRCADILFVPDLAAFEPEIVMVDGEIVAKQGRLLVELPPYPYPEWVQNSVQIKDTLTEADFLIPAPVASGPVAVRVIEIMEAKVGTLSRRAQVEARQGKLYADPVQDLAKVASIERHSGSGTRGLGYVTGFGFTRGAVASTVGHDSHNLLVVGTDEADMAVAGNTLVACGGGMVAVRNGTVLALLPLPIAGLMSPEPVEKVDNQVQALEAAFRELGCQLISPFMTMALLPLAVLPELRITNRGLVDTVDFELVNTVLSPAK is encoded by the coding sequence CTGGCCGTGTATCAAGTCAAACGTCGTCCCCTGGCCGAACTGACGGCTGAGCTGGCTGCTGCGGCTCAAGGGAGAATAAAGGCGGATACAGTTCTTACCGGTGGGAAAGTGGTCAACGTATTTACCGCGGAAACCATAACAGCTGATGTGGCCATCCGTTCCGGCCGGATTGTGCTGGTGGGGCCGGCCCAGCACACTATCGGTCCTGAGACTGCGGTTATGGATGCCAGTGGCTACTACTTGGTTCCGGGCCTGGTGGACGGCCATATCCATGTGGAATCCAGCATGGTGAGCGTGACTCAGTTTGCCCGGGCGGTAGTGCCGCGCGGCACCACCACCATTTTCATGGACCCGCACGAAATAGCCAATGTACTCGGTATGCGCGGGATTAAGCTGATGGTGGAGGAAGGGAAAAACCTGCCCCTTAAAGTTCTGAGCACCATGCCCTCTTGCGTACCGGCGGCACCAGGCTTTGAGGACGCCGGGGCTGTCATCGGCCCCAAAGAAGTGGCTGAGGCCATGACCTGGGAGGGTATTATCGGCCTGGGTGAGATGATGAATTTCCCCGGGGTCTTAAACGGTGATCCCAATGTACATGGGGAGCTGAAGGCTACCCTAGAGGCGGGTAAAGTAATTACCGGCCACTATTCCATCCCGGAGACAGAGATAGGATTGCAGGCTTATGCCGCTGCCGGTATCTCTTCCTGCCACGAAGGCACTCGGGCCGAGGATGCCCTGGCCCGCCTGCGGCTGGGTATGTATGCTAAGCTGCGCGAAGGTTCGGCTTGGCATGATATTAAAGCCACAGTGAAAAGTATCACCGAACATAATATCGACAGCCGGCGGGCGGTACTGGTTACCGACGATACTCATCCCAACACGTTGCTTACGGTGGGGCATCTGAACCATGTGGTGCGCCGGGCTATTGAGGAGGGAGTTAATCCCATCCGGGCGATTCAAATGGCAACCCTAAATGCGGCCGAATGTTTTGGTGTTAGCCGCGATCTGGGCAGCATTGCTCCCGGTCGTTGTGCCGATATTCTGTTCGTGCCGGATTTGGCCGCATTCGAACCGGAAATAGTGATGGTGGACGGAGAAATAGTGGCTAAGCAGGGCCGCCTCCTGGTAGAATTGCCCCCTTATCCCTATCCCGAGTGGGTGCAGAATTCGGTCCAGATCAAGGACACCCTGACGGAGGCAGATTTTCTTATTCCGGCTCCGGTGGCGTCCGGACCGGTTGCTGTTCGCGTTATCGAGATTATGGAGGCCAAGGTGGGGACGTTAAGCCGTAGGGCCCAAGTGGAAGCTCGGCAAGGTAAGCTTTATGCCGACCCGGTTCAGGATTTGGCGAAAGTGGCATCTATTGAACGCCATAGTGGATCTGGTACCAGGGGGCTGGGTTATGTCACCGGTTTTGGTTTTACCAGGGGAGCAGTGGCATCCACTGTGGGCCACGACAGCCACAATCTTCTTGTTGTGGGTACCGACGAAGCCGACATGGCTGTGGCCGGCAATACCCTGGTGGCTTGCGGCGGTGGCATGGTAGCGGTGCGAAATGGTACCGTGCTGGCGCTTTTGCCCCTCCCCATTGCTGGTCTGATGTCGCCGGAACCGGTGGAAAAAGTGGACAACCAAGTTCAGGCTCTGGAAGCCGCTTTTCGGGAGCTGGGCTGCCAGCTCATCTCTCCTTTTATGACCATGGCCTTGCTACCATTGGCGGTATTGCCGGAACTTAGAATCACTAACCGTGGTTTGGTAGATACCGTGGATTTTGAGCTAGTAAATACAGTTTTGTCGCCGGCAAAGTAG
- a CDS encoding ABC transporter permease, which translates to MPAKTAVPSVSDTKPQLNRLRQLRLNPVVLMFVLLCTAGIPATGLSLTWLAEELVARMARNSFLVLSLLIPVSAGMGLNFSIVLGAMAAQAAIIAVTHWHIEGIGGLLLAAVLSTPVAILLGYLVGQLFNKAKGREMITGMIAGFFANGIYQLVFLFGVGTIIPMKDDKLMLPSGIGMRSVLDLKGIRMALDNLVPIWPGGIKIPIMTFVVIALLAWGITKLMQTKLGQDFRAVGQDMSVAAVSGINVDRTRIIAIILSTVLAAWGQLIFIQNIGTLNVFNSHEQVGTFAIASLLVGGASASRATIGQALLGTLLFHTLFVVSPRAGQSLLGSAQIGEYFRVFIAYGVIAVALALHAWESKKK; encoded by the coding sequence ATGCCTGCCAAGACTGCTGTACCGTCGGTAAGCGATACCAAACCCCAACTAAATAGACTTAGACAGTTGCGCCTAAATCCAGTGGTACTGATGTTTGTGCTTTTGTGTACAGCCGGCATTCCTGCCACCGGCCTTTCCCTTACTTGGTTGGCCGAAGAACTGGTCGCCCGGATGGCCCGAAACTCTTTTCTGGTGTTGTCGCTCTTGATTCCGGTTTCGGCCGGTATGGGACTCAATTTCAGCATTGTGCTGGGGGCCATGGCAGCTCAAGCGGCAATTATCGCCGTTACCCATTGGCACATAGAAGGGATCGGCGGCTTACTATTGGCAGCGGTGTTGTCCACACCCGTGGCCATACTGTTAGGCTATTTGGTGGGACAGCTATTTAACAAAGCTAAGGGGCGCGAGATGATCACCGGTATGATTGCCGGTTTCTTCGCCAACGGTATTTATCAACTGGTGTTTTTGTTTGGGGTCGGGACAATAATTCCGATGAAAGACGACAAGCTTATGCTCCCCAGCGGTATTGGGATGCGAAGTGTTCTGGACTTGAAAGGAATCCGCATGGCTCTGGACAACTTGGTCCCTATTTGGCCGGGCGGTATCAAGATTCCCATTATGACCTTTGTGGTGATTGCGCTGCTGGCGTGGGGAATTACAAAACTAATGCAAACCAAACTGGGCCAAGATTTCCGGGCTGTAGGTCAGGATATGAGCGTAGCAGCCGTGTCTGGAATCAACGTGGATCGGACACGGATTATCGCCATCATTTTGTCTACTGTATTAGCTGCCTGGGGACAGCTGATATTCATCCAAAATATCGGTACTTTGAACGTGTTTAACAGCCACGAACAAGTGGGTACCTTTGCCATTGCTTCCTTGCTGGTGGGCGGCGCGTCGGCATCACGAGCTACTATTGGTCAAGCTCTGTTGGGTACACTTTTGTTTCACACTTTATTCGTCGTTTCACCGCGGGCCGGTCAGTCCCTTTTGGGCAGTGCCCAAATCGGTGAGTATTTCCGTGTATTCATAGCCTACGGTGTTATCGCCGTAGCCCTGGCCCTGCACGCTTGGGAAAGCAAGAAAAAATAG
- the kynU gene encoding kynureninase has product MPSIKSEAVEGESYARELDKADELARFRERFYLPPGTVYMDGNSLGLLSRDAEESLLRVLTEWKELGIDGWTQAAPPWFYLSEELSAKLAALVGAEPEEVIITGSTTSNLHNLMAGFYRPTRQRFKIVADELNFPSDKYALESQLRLLGLDPDQGLVLVNSRDNRTLEEDDIVAALTDEVAVAVLPSVLYRSGQLLDLKRLTQEAHARGIIIGFDLSHSAGSVPHELHEWEVDFAFWCTYKYLNGGPGSVAGLFVHRQHFDRLPGLAGWWGYRKEKQFDLALDFVPAQGAGAWQIGSPHLLSVAPLMGSLQIFAEAGMERLRAKSLALTSYLMDLLDTELSRPPYNYRVGTPRNPERRGGHVAVEHEEAVRINAALKQRGVIPDFRPPNVIRLAPVPLYVTFHDVWSLVQHLKAIIDNKEYEAFPRQRDTVA; this is encoded by the coding sequence ATGCCTTCTATTAAGAGTGAAGCCGTAGAGGGTGAAAGCTACGCCCGGGAACTAGATAAGGCTGACGAGTTAGCTAGGTTCCGGGAGCGCTTTTATCTCCCGCCGGGAACCGTTTATATGGACGGTAACTCCTTAGGATTATTGTCACGCGATGCCGAAGAAAGCTTGCTTAGAGTGCTAACGGAGTGGAAAGAGTTGGGGATCGACGGGTGGACCCAGGCAGCGCCACCGTGGTTTTATCTATCGGAAGAGTTGAGCGCAAAGTTAGCTGCTCTTGTGGGGGCCGAGCCGGAGGAAGTTATTATTACCGGGTCGACTACAAGCAATTTGCATAATCTTATGGCCGGCTTCTACCGGCCCACCCGGCAAAGATTTAAGATTGTGGCCGACGAACTAAATTTTCCGTCGGACAAGTATGCCTTAGAGAGCCAACTGCGGCTGCTGGGTCTTGATCCGGATCAGGGATTGGTGTTGGTGAATTCCCGTGACAACAGGACCCTTGAGGAGGACGATATTGTTGCCGCCCTGACTGATGAAGTAGCGGTGGCAGTATTACCGTCTGTACTATACCGAAGCGGCCAGTTGTTGGACCTGAAACGGTTGACACAAGAGGCTCATGCCCGCGGCATCATCATTGGATTTGATCTTAGCCATTCGGCTGGGTCTGTACCCCATGAGCTGCATGAATGGGAGGTGGATTTTGCCTTTTGGTGCACTTATAAGTATCTAAACGGCGGTCCGGGATCGGTGGCGGGGCTATTTGTCCACCGCCAACACTTTGACCGTCTGCCCGGTTTGGCCGGTTGGTGGGGCTACCGGAAAGAGAAGCAATTTGACCTGGCCTTGGATTTTGTTCCTGCCCAGGGTGCCGGGGCGTGGCAAATCGGCTCGCCACACCTTTTGAGCGTGGCCCCTCTCATGGGATCGCTACAGATCTTCGCTGAGGCAGGTATGGAGAGGCTACGAGCTAAATCGCTGGCGCTTACTTCTTACTTGATGGATCTACTGGATACGGAGCTGAGCCGGCCGCCTTATAATTACCGGGTCGGTACTCCTCGAAATCCTGAGCGCCGCGGTGGTCACGTGGCGGTAGAACATGAAGAAGCCGTACGTATCAATGCCGCTCTTAAGCAGCGGGGAGTAATCCCGGATTTTCGCCCGCCTAATGTTATTCGGCTGGCCCCTGTTCCCCTCTATGTAACTTTTCATGACGTCTGGTCATTAGTTCAGCACCTGAAGGCAATTATAGATAACAAGGAATACGAGGCTTTTCCGCGCCAGCGCGATACAGTAGCGTAA
- a CDS encoding ATP-dependent 6-phosphofructokinase, which produces MHKRLGVLTGGGDAPGLNAVIRAVTRSALRQGWEVIGFLDGYAGLIEDRNVILTSNYISGLLHRGGTILGSNNRDNPFHYPVYTDKSVEYRDMSDQAVANLQRNRIDCLIAIGGDGSLAIAHELAQKGARVIGVPKTIDNDLLATDQTFGFDTAVTTATDALDKLHTTAESHHRVMILELMGRDAGWIALVSGIAGGADVILIPEIPWHLDRVMAKINERRDEGKHFSIIVVAEGVKDPQGKPVIRKEIPGAHTRFRLGGIGSVVAELIENASGIECRATVLGHLQRGGSPSAFDRVLATRYGVMAAELAMSGQHGLMVCLKGQDIKAVPIHRVARGTRAVPANGQLVQAARALGISLGG; this is translated from the coding sequence ATGCATAAACGATTAGGAGTATTGACCGGCGGCGGCGATGCTCCCGGTCTTAACGCCGTGATTCGCGCTGTTACCCGCTCAGCCTTGCGCCAGGGTTGGGAAGTAATAGGGTTTCTCGACGGTTATGCCGGTTTAATCGAAGATAGAAACGTAATCCTAACCAGCAACTATATCTCCGGCCTCTTACATCGCGGCGGGACGATTCTCGGTTCCAATAACCGCGATAACCCCTTCCACTATCCCGTATATACAGATAAAAGTGTCGAGTATCGGGATATGTCTGACCAAGCCGTGGCCAATCTGCAGCGGAATAGGATAGATTGTCTTATCGCCATCGGCGGCGACGGCAGCCTGGCCATTGCCCACGAGCTGGCCCAAAAAGGAGCCCGGGTAATCGGCGTTCCCAAGACTATTGACAACGACCTCTTGGCCACCGACCAAACCTTTGGCTTTGACACCGCTGTGACCACAGCCACCGACGCTCTAGACAAACTCCACACCACAGCCGAATCCCACCATCGAGTCATGATTCTGGAGCTTATGGGTCGCGATGCCGGTTGGATCGCCTTAGTCAGCGGTATCGCCGGCGGGGCCGACGTAATCCTGATTCCGGAAATACCGTGGCATCTGGACAGGGTCATGGCCAAAATCAATGAACGTCGAGACGAAGGTAAGCATTTCAGCATCATTGTAGTGGCCGAAGGAGTGAAAGATCCGCAAGGTAAGCCTGTCATTAGAAAAGAAATACCCGGTGCCCATACCAGGTTTCGCTTAGGCGGCATCGGGTCTGTTGTAGCCGAACTCATCGAGAATGCCAGCGGCATCGAATGCCGGGCCACTGTGCTGGGGCATCTGCAGCGGGGCGGCTCCCCTTCAGCCTTTGACCGGGTCCTGGCCACTCGCTACGGAGTTATGGCAGCCGAACTGGCCATGTCCGGCCAACACGGACTGATGGTCTGCCTTAAAGGTCAAGACATTAAAGCTGTCCCCATCCACCGGGTTGCTCGCGGTACCCGCGCCGTACCGGCCAACGGTCAACTGGTACAAGCCGCCCGGGCCCTGGGAATCAGTCTTGGTGGATAA
- a CDS encoding sugar ABC transporter ATP-binding protein, translating into MAGPLLQMRDIRKQFYGNYVLKGINLDVYPGEIHALLGENGAGKSTLMNVLFGMPVIKETGGFEGTILWEGQPVSITSPSQAVDLGIGMVHQEFMLLPGFTVAENIKLGREPLRETLLSRVLGERMSRVDQQKMRADARSALDRLEVTLDEWIPIAGMPVGYKQFVEIAREIDKTHVRLLVLDEPTAVLTESEAELLLQAMRRLAARGISILFITHRLDEVKAVANRITVLRDGEMAGLLDAEKTSLVEMAQLMVGRKIEALDLPPRTQPMSGEDMLVVNNLAVNMPGERVQGLNLTIKRGEILGIGGLAGHGKVGIANGIMGLYPAKGDVYLKGEKMPLGNSLWALRHGLAFVSEDRRGVGLLLDEPISENITLTAMQAQGKFLHRFPGNIHFRHGRQIEKFTREMISALDIRCTGPHQLVRRLSGGNQQKVCIARAMALEPELLFVSEPTRGIDVGAKRLVLDQLVDINRQQGVTVVITSSELAELRQVADRVAIVYGGRLAGILPPTASDAEFGLLMAGKGKEAVGL; encoded by the coding sequence ATGGCTGGACCGCTACTTCAAATGCGGGATATTAGAAAACAGTTTTATGGTAACTATGTACTGAAGGGAATCAACTTAGATGTATACCCGGGGGAGATCCATGCCTTGCTGGGCGAGAACGGAGCCGGGAAATCCACGCTTATGAATGTACTCTTTGGCATGCCGGTGATCAAGGAGACCGGCGGTTTTGAGGGCACTATCCTCTGGGAAGGACAACCTGTTTCCATTACTTCCCCCAGCCAAGCAGTAGATTTGGGCATCGGTATGGTACACCAGGAATTCATGCTCTTGCCTGGATTTACGGTAGCCGAAAACATTAAACTCGGGCGTGAACCACTGCGCGAAACATTGTTGAGTCGTGTCCTGGGTGAGCGGATGTCTAGGGTGGATCAGCAGAAAATGCGTGCTGATGCCCGCTCGGCCTTAGACCGTCTGGAGGTCACTTTGGACGAATGGATACCTATTGCCGGTATGCCGGTGGGCTATAAGCAATTTGTAGAAATCGCCCGGGAAATCGATAAGACCCACGTTCGGTTGCTGGTTCTGGACGAGCCCACTGCGGTTCTCACGGAAAGCGAGGCCGAATTACTGCTGCAGGCTATGCGACGCTTGGCGGCCCGGGGTATCAGTATATTGTTCATTACTCACCGTCTGGATGAAGTAAAGGCGGTGGCTAACCGAATCACTGTGCTGCGCGACGGTGAGATGGCTGGCCTTCTGGACGCGGAGAAAACTTCGCTGGTGGAAATGGCCCAATTAATGGTTGGGCGCAAAATTGAAGCACTGGACCTGCCCCCTCGCACCCAACCTATGTCTGGCGAAGACATGTTGGTGGTTAATAACCTGGCGGTGAACATGCCCGGTGAACGGGTACAGGGGCTCAATCTTACCATCAAACGCGGTGAGATTCTGGGCATCGGCGGGCTGGCCGGACATGGCAAGGTAGGAATTGCCAACGGTATTATGGGGCTGTACCCGGCTAAAGGAGATGTTTACCTGAAAGGCGAAAAGATGCCGCTGGGGAACAGTCTATGGGCCCTCCGCCATGGCTTGGCCTTTGTGTCTGAGGACCGGCGTGGTGTGGGGCTGCTGCTGGATGAGCCCATTTCGGAGAATATCACCCTTACCGCCATGCAAGCCCAAGGCAAGTTTCTGCACCGTTTTCCCGGCAATATTCATTTCCGTCACGGCCGCCAGATTGAAAAGTTTACCCGCGAGATGATATCTGCCCTGGACATTCGTTGCACCGGACCGCACCAGTTGGTACGGCGCCTGTCCGGCGGTAATCAGCAGAAGGTCTGCATCGCCCGGGCCATGGCCCTAGAGCCGGAGCTTCTCTTTGTCTCCGAGCCAACCCGCGGTATTGATGTGGGTGCCAAACGCCTAGTTTTGGACCAGTTGGTGGACATTAACCGCCAGCAGGGCGTGACGGTAGTTATTACCTCCAGTGAACTAGCGGAACTGCGCCAGGTGGCCGATCGAGTAGCTATTGTCTACGGAGGCCGGTTGGCTGGAATCTTGCCCCCCACAGCCAGCGATGCTGAGTTTGGTCTGCTCATGGCCGGCAAGGGGAAAGAGGCGGTGGGTCTATGA
- a CDS encoding DMT family transporter, whose translation LNKFLKGLSGLESTFFQLIIAMLVMAIYTGITTGRVLHIPTGHDVILVGTVGILHTGIACYIYFSSMQKLPGQTIAIMSYIDPASTLIFSAIFLQERLTILQIVGALLILGGTAFSQLSKVHRQSIEHGINA comes from the coding sequence TCTCAACAAATTTTTAAAAGGTTTGTCCGGATTAGAAAGTACATTTTTTCAACTGATAATCGCAATGTTGGTTATGGCTATCTATACCGGAATTACAACCGGACGGGTACTGCATATACCAACCGGACATGATGTAATACTGGTAGGTACAGTCGGAATATTGCATACCGGCATAGCCTGCTACATATATTTTTCATCTATGCAGAAACTCCCCGGACAGACAATTGCTATCATGAGCTATATTGATCCTGCATCTACTTTGATTTTCTCTGCTATTTTTCTGCAGGAAAGGTTAACGATACTTCAAATTGTCGGTGCACTTTTGATCTTAGGTGGAACAGCGTTCAGCCAGCTATCCAAGGTTCACCGACAATCAATAGAACATGGCATTAATGCGTAA
- a CDS encoding ABC transporter permease yields MTDRLKYLLHHIGIPRLIIFAFIVGLLVLATVSGLQVRKLISDSLVRIGMNGVLVLSLVPAIQGGLGMNFGLPLGVICGLLGSVTAVEFNLRGWAGFSAAIGFSIPLAIVAGLGYAWLLERVKGQEMMVGTYVGFSAVAGMCIAWLLLPYKNPMMVWAVGGTGLRTTVSLGEHYAKLLNNFLSFPLGGIVIPTGLLLFFLLACTLWYLFSRTRTGMALRTAGSNELYAISSGINVRRMRSLAVVLSTVLAAIGIVVYAQAYGFISLYNGPLLMAFPAIAAVLLGGASVQRASVSNVVLGTILFQTMLTIALPVTSSVIEGDISEVARVIISNGMILYALTRPTGGN; encoded by the coding sequence ATGACGGATCGCTTAAAATATTTATTACACCATATTGGCATACCCCGGCTGATTATTTTTGCGTTCATTGTTGGTTTGTTGGTTTTAGCCACTGTCAGTGGACTACAAGTGCGAAAGTTGATTTCTGACTCGCTGGTGCGGATAGGAATGAACGGTGTCTTAGTTTTGTCCCTGGTTCCGGCGATACAGGGCGGTCTGGGGATGAATTTCGGCCTTCCCTTGGGCGTTATTTGCGGCCTGCTGGGATCGGTTACCGCTGTGGAGTTTAATTTGAGAGGTTGGGCCGGATTTTCGGCCGCCATTGGCTTTTCTATTCCTCTGGCTATTGTGGCCGGCCTGGGGTACGCCTGGTTACTGGAGCGGGTTAAAGGCCAGGAGATGATGGTGGGAACGTACGTGGGCTTTTCGGCCGTGGCCGGCATGTGCATTGCCTGGCTGTTACTGCCTTATAAGAACCCCATGATGGTTTGGGCTGTAGGTGGCACCGGTCTCAGGACCACGGTCAGTTTGGGCGAACATTACGCCAAATTACTAAATAACTTCCTCTCTTTTCCGCTGGGCGGAATTGTCATTCCAACAGGATTGCTGCTTTTCTTCCTCTTAGCTTGTACCTTGTGGTACTTGTTTTCGCGCACCCGTACCGGTATGGCCCTGAGAACAGCCGGTAGCAACGAATTATACGCTATTTCTTCCGGCATTAATGTTAGGCGGATGCGCTCGCTGGCGGTGGTATTGTCCACGGTCTTGGCCGCCATCGGCATTGTGGTCTATGCCCAAGCCTACGGTTTTATTTCGCTCTATAACGGCCCCTTATTGATGGCCTTCCCGGCGATTGCAGCCGTTCTGTTGGGCGGTGCTTCCGTCCAACGAGCCAGTGTGAGCAATGTAGTTTTGGGCACCATACTGTTTCAGACCATGCTCACCATTGCTTTGCCGGTGACAAGTTCTGTAATTGAAGGCGATATTTCAGAAGTAGCCCGGGTGATTATCTCCAACGGGATGATCCTGTATGCGTTAACCCGGCCCACGGGAGGGAATTAA